From Echinicola soli, a single genomic window includes:
- a CDS encoding YceI family protein has product MKLIKTTGLFLASALLMVACGQKSETVETSEAQEVAEVTGKTLSVDPAASAVSWTGYKPAGKHFGTIPVTEGEISIEGDAITSGTFTFDIAALEIGDMEEGSEDYGKLHGHLQSPDFFDAANHPTATFEITGVAPFTADANIEDKEEFKSDFTPNSLSEQMVENPTHWISGNLTMRGTTKNIKFPAAVSINDGIISAKAGFNINRTDWGLTYGDESSVTDKAKDKFIYNTVNVGFDIKAN; this is encoded by the coding sequence ATGAAATTAATCAAAACTACCGGCCTATTTCTAGCAAGCGCACTGCTGATGGTGGCTTGCGGCCAAAAGAGCGAAACTGTAGAAACCTCAGAAGCACAGGAAGTAGCTGAAGTGACTGGTAAAACACTCTCTGTAGACCCAGCAGCCAGTGCAGTTTCTTGGACAGGTTATAAGCCTGCGGGCAAGCACTTCGGGACCATCCCGGTGACCGAAGGAGAGATTTCCATCGAAGGAGATGCCATTACCAGCGGTACTTTCACTTTTGATATTGCGGCTCTTGAGATCGGCGATATGGAAGAAGGTTCTGAAGATTATGGCAAACTTCACGGACATTTGCAATCACCCGATTTCTTTGATGCTGCCAATCATCCTACGGCGACTTTTGAAATCACCGGCGTAGCACCATTTACAGCTGATGCTAACATTGAAGATAAGGAAGAGTTTAAATCTGACTTCACTCCTAACAGCCTCAGCGAGCAAATGGTAGAAAATCCTACGCATTGGATCAGTGGTAACCTGACCATGAGAGGAACTACCAAAAACATCAAGTTCCCTGCTGCAGTCAGCATTAATGACGGCATCATCTCAGCGAAAGCTGGTTTTAACATCAACAGAACAGACTGGGGCCTGACCTATGGTGATGAAAGCTCTGTTACGGATAAAGCAAAAGACAAGTTCATCTACAACACGGTCAATGTTGGTTTTGACATCAAGGCAAACTAA
- a CDS encoding gamma carbonic anhydrase family protein codes for MALVKKVNGKAPQFGDKCWLADNATVVGDVRMGDGCTVWFNAVVRGDVHEIVIGNHTNIQDGAIIHCTYQKAGTYIGNNVSIAHNAIVHGCMVHDNVLIGMGAVVMDNAVVHSGAVIAAGAIVLAGTVVEANSIYAGIPAKKVKDTGEEMLSVIKRTAENYPKYASWYEQ; via the coding sequence ATGGCACTAGTGAAGAAGGTAAATGGTAAGGCTCCGCAGTTTGGAGATAAATGCTGGTTGGCGGATAATGCCACAGTGGTGGGCGATGTCAGGATGGGTGACGGCTGCACGGTATGGTTCAATGCAGTGGTGAGAGGAGATGTGCACGAAATAGTAATCGGGAACCATACCAATATCCAGGACGGGGCCATTATTCATTGTACTTATCAAAAGGCCGGAACCTATATAGGAAATAACGTGTCTATTGCGCACAATGCCATCGTACACGGTTGTATGGTTCATGATAATGTCCTGATCGGCATGGGTGCAGTGGTCATGGACAATGCTGTCGTGCACAGTGGTGCCGTGATCGCGGCAGGTGCCATAGTACTGGCGGGAACAGTGGTGGAAGCCAATAGTATTTATGCAGGAATTCCTGCAAAAAAAGTCAAAGATACAGGGGAGGAAATGCTTTCCGTGATCAAACGGACTGCGGAAAACTATCCGAAATATGCTTCCTGGTATGAACAGTAA
- a CDS encoding cytochrome d ubiquinol oxidase subunit II, whose protein sequence is MLYVVIAFLYLSILFYLLFGGADFGAGIIELFSGGSLKERTRLLTYQAIGPIWEANHMWLIITIVILFVGFPEIYTLASVYLHIPLSLLLIGIIARGTAFIFRHYDAVKDHFQKIYNLIFVYSSFMTPFFLGILAGTAISGRIDPDATDFVSAYIRPWLGWFPLSVGLFTVVICGFLAAVFLIGEANNDEDRDLFRKKAFRMNILTVITGGLVFLVGEWEGIRLFTELINHPVGLAALVLATLSLPVTWMLLRLKKVYWPRVLVGFQITMILITLMASQHPDFIILKNSTISLENAAAGESTIFALAMALLIGSLFILPALFYLIYSFQKQPVSVKKSTKHYDNSP, encoded by the coding sequence ATGCTGTATGTAGTCATCGCCTTTTTATACCTATCTATCTTATTTTACCTCCTCTTTGGTGGGGCGGATTTCGGTGCGGGGATCATCGAGCTTTTCTCTGGAGGATCTCTGAAGGAACGTACCCGCCTGCTTACTTATCAGGCCATCGGCCCCATTTGGGAAGCCAATCACATGTGGCTGATCATTACCATTGTCATTTTATTTGTGGGCTTCCCTGAAATATATACCTTGGCCTCCGTTTACCTGCACATTCCTCTTTCATTGCTGCTGATTGGGATCATCGCTCGTGGCACAGCATTTATCTTTAGACATTATGATGCTGTCAAGGATCATTTTCAAAAAATCTACAACCTGATTTTCGTTTACTCCTCTTTTATGACGCCGTTTTTCCTTGGGATTCTAGCGGGCACGGCCATCTCTGGAAGAATTGATCCTGACGCTACAGACTTCGTTTCTGCCTATATCCGCCCTTGGCTGGGATGGTTTCCACTGTCTGTGGGGCTCTTCACAGTAGTGATCTGCGGGTTTCTGGCGGCGGTGTTCCTGATCGGAGAAGCCAACAACGACGAAGACAGGGATCTGTTCCGGAAAAAGGCCTTTCGCATGAATATCCTTACCGTGATTACTGGAGGCTTGGTATTCTTGGTCGGGGAATGGGAAGGCATCCGGCTGTTTACAGAGCTGATCAACCACCCTGTGGGATTGGCTGCATTGGTCTTGGCGACCTTGTCCCTTCCGGTAACATGGATGCTATTGCGGCTGAAAAAAGTATATTGGCCCCGGGTACTCGTAGGCTTTCAGATCACCATGATCCTGATTACGCTGATGGCCAGCCAACATCCCGATTTTATCATTCTCAAAAACAGCACAATCAGTCTCGAAAATGCCGCTGCTGGTGAAAGTACCATTTTCGCCCTGGCCATGGCCTTGCTGATCGGCAGCCTGTTTATTTTGCCAGCCTTGTTTTATTTGATTTACAGCTTTCAGAAACAACCGGTTTCGGTCAAAAAATCAACAAAACATTATGACAACAGTCCTTGA
- a CDS encoding cytochrome ubiquinol oxidase subunit I: MDDLLAARSQMALSLGFHIIFACIGMIMPFLMAISHYKYLKSGKEKYKTLTKAWSKGVAIFFVTGAVSGTMLSFELGLLWPEFMKHAGPIFGMPFSLEGTAFFIEAIALGFFLYGWEKFQPWFHWFTGVVVGVSGLASGILVVAANAWMNSPAGFDYVNGEYLNIDPIAAMFNDAWFTQALHMILAAFVATCFAVAGIHAWMMTKGKNIHIHKAALKISLTLGAVAAILQPLSGDLSAKDVAKRQPAKLAAMEAHFETEEAASLIIGGIPDEENQTVSYAIKIPGALSFLAHGDFNAEVTGLDQIPKDEQPPVTVTHFAFQIMVGCGMVLMITGIFWLYGLWKNKKYIYSHKFLGLIALLTPLGFIAVEAGWFVTEVGRQPWILYGIMKTKDAVTPMPGIVYSFLLYTVIYISLAGIVTLLLIRQIKNLDKNQDLSLPSNA, encoded by the coding sequence ATGGATGATCTATTGGCCGCACGGTCTCAAATGGCGTTATCACTGGGTTTTCACATCATCTTTGCCTGCATTGGCATGATCATGCCCTTCTTGATGGCCATCTCCCACTATAAATACCTCAAATCCGGAAAAGAAAAATACAAGACCCTCACCAAGGCCTGGAGCAAGGGCGTGGCCATCTTTTTTGTAACAGGGGCCGTATCGGGTACCATGCTTTCCTTTGAGCTTGGGTTGCTCTGGCCAGAATTCATGAAGCATGCCGGACCTATCTTCGGAATGCCTTTTTCGCTGGAAGGCACAGCTTTTTTTATTGAGGCTATCGCCCTGGGATTCTTTCTGTATGGCTGGGAAAAATTCCAGCCCTGGTTTCACTGGTTCACTGGAGTGGTGGTAGGCGTCAGCGGACTCGCCTCAGGCATCTTGGTGGTAGCCGCCAATGCCTGGATGAATTCCCCCGCGGGCTTTGACTATGTCAATGGAGAATATCTTAATATCGACCCGATCGCGGCCATGTTTAATGATGCATGGTTTACACAAGCGCTGCACATGATCCTGGCGGCCTTTGTGGCCACTTGCTTTGCTGTGGCCGGCATCCACGCCTGGATGATGACCAAAGGTAAAAACATCCATATTCATAAAGCAGCCTTGAAGATTTCGCTCACTTTAGGTGCTGTGGCAGCCATCTTACAGCCCCTCAGTGGAGACCTTTCTGCCAAGGATGTAGCAAAAAGACAACCTGCCAAACTTGCGGCAATGGAAGCCCACTTTGAGACAGAAGAAGCTGCTTCCCTGATCATCGGCGGCATTCCTGACGAAGAAAACCAAACCGTCAGTTATGCTATCAAGATCCCGGGAGCATTGAGTTTTTTGGCTCATGGGGATTTTAATGCTGAAGTTACTGGTCTTGACCAAATTCCCAAAGACGAGCAGCCCCCTGTCACCGTTACCCACTTTGCTTTCCAGATCATGGTCGGCTGCGGCATGGTACTGATGATTACGGGAATCTTCTGGCTTTATGGGCTTTGGAAAAACAAGAAGTACATATATTCCCATAAATTTTTGGGCTTAATTGCCTTGCTTACCCCATTAGGGTTTATTGCGGTAGAAGCGGGCTGGTTTGTCACAGAAGTAGGAAGACAGCCTTGGATACTCTATGGCATCATGAAAACCAAAGATGCCGTCACACCTATGCCGGGCATTGTGTATTCCTTTTTGCTTTACACAGTTATTTACATTTCGCTTGCGGGGATCGTAACATTGCTTCTGATCCGGCAGATCAAAAACCTGGATAAAAACCAAGATTTATCGTTACCCTCAAATGCTTAA
- a CDS encoding AMP-binding protein: MGKIIIGTSSVTFMEIKNGNWPACAAYFDRSLAFCRAWLNGEENFQLNTSGSTGMPKVIDINRQQMEISAAATGKFFGIKPQANLLCCLNTAMIAGKMMLVRGLEWDSHIYLEEPSGTPLASFDMLDAFDFVAMVPAQVENSLLSAADKEKLNSIQHLIIGGAPLSQKLQKEISRLRCNAYQTYGMTETVSHIALANITGHPPLTYQTLPGVCISTTNDSRLVIDAPMAKTSLITNDIVTIPESKSFIWKGRADFTINSGGVKIQPENLEAQIAPVIEAYFPGKRFFIAGAPSHKWGEEVVLLIETPRVKEPSDRQLSNKIAEIVGKYERPKRIYYLENFIETPSGKIKRSGTLTIALK; the protein is encoded by the coding sequence ATGGGCAAAATCATAATTGGAACATCTTCTGTCACCTTCATGGAAATCAAAAATGGAAATTGGCCTGCCTGTGCTGCCTACTTCGACCGATCATTGGCTTTCTGTCGAGCCTGGCTAAATGGTGAAGAAAACTTCCAGCTGAACACCTCTGGCTCTACCGGAATGCCCAAGGTCATCGACATCAATCGACAACAAATGGAAATAAGTGCGGCAGCCACTGGTAAATTCTTTGGAATAAAACCGCAAGCCAATCTGCTTTGTTGCTTAAACACGGCCATGATTGCGGGCAAGATGATGCTCGTAAGAGGACTGGAATGGGACAGCCACATTTACCTGGAAGAACCCTCAGGAACCCCGTTGGCCAGTTTTGATATGCTGGATGCATTTGATTTTGTAGCGATGGTGCCTGCCCAGGTCGAAAACAGCCTTCTTAGCGCTGCCGATAAAGAAAAGCTAAACAGCATCCAGCACCTCATCATAGGAGGAGCTCCCCTTTCACAAAAGCTCCAAAAGGAAATTTCCCGATTAAGGTGCAATGCCTACCAAACCTATGGTATGACGGAGACCGTTTCGCATATAGCCTTAGCAAACATAACAGGCCATCCTCCGCTCACCTATCAAACGCTCCCGGGAGTGTGCATTTCGACCACAAATGATTCCAGACTGGTCATTGATGCTCCAATGGCCAAAACATCCCTAATAACAAATGATATCGTAACCATCCCAGAATCCAAGTCCTTCATTTGGAAAGGGCGGGCTGACTTTACCATCAACTCCGGCGGTGTAAAAATACAGCCTGAAAATCTAGAAGCACAGATTGCTCCGGTCATCGAAGCTTATTTCCCAGGGAAACGTTTCTTTATAGCAGGGGCTCCCAGTCACAAATGGGGAGAAGAGGTGGTATTATTGATTGAAACTCCTCGTGTAAAGGAACCTTCCGATCGTCAGTTATCGAATAAAATTGCCGAAATCGTAGGTAAATATGAGCGGCCAAAAAGAATTTACTATTTAGAAAATTTCATCGAAACCCCCTCTGGTAAAATCAAAAGAAGCGGCACCCTTACCATCGCATTAAAATAA
- a CDS encoding 1,4-dihydroxy-2-naphthoyl-CoA synthase → MEWKIVKEFKDITYKKCGGVARIAFNRPEVRNAFRPQTTSELFEAFLDAREDTSIGVVLLSAEGPSPKDGVYSFCSGGDQKARGHQGYVGDDGMHRLNILEVQRLIRFMPKVVIAVVPGWAVGGGHSLHVICDLTLASKEHAIFKQTDADVTSFDGGYGSAYLAKMVGQKRAREIFFLGRNYSAQEAYEMGMVNAVVPHDELEDTAYQWAQEILEKSPTSIKMLKFAFNLTDDGMVGQQVFAGEATRLTYMTEEAQEGRNAFLEKRKPNFKDIKWIP, encoded by the coding sequence ATGGAGTGGAAAATAGTAAAAGAATTTAAGGATATCACGTATAAAAAATGTGGAGGTGTGGCCAGGATAGCTTTTAACCGTCCAGAAGTAAGGAATGCTTTTCGCCCCCAAACTACCAGTGAGCTTTTTGAGGCATTTTTGGATGCCCGTGAGGATACTTCCATCGGAGTGGTGTTGTTGTCAGCAGAAGGCCCTTCTCCAAAGGACGGTGTGTATTCTTTTTGCAGCGGAGGCGATCAGAAAGCAAGGGGGCATCAAGGCTATGTGGGTGATGACGGCATGCACCGTCTAAATATCCTCGAAGTGCAGCGTCTGATTCGTTTTATGCCAAAAGTGGTGATTGCAGTAGTACCAGGCTGGGCTGTCGGTGGAGGCCATAGCTTACATGTGATATGCGACCTGACCTTGGCCAGCAAGGAACACGCTATTTTCAAGCAGACCGATGCCGATGTGACCAGTTTTGATGGTGGATATGGCTCGGCTTATTTGGCCAAAATGGTAGGGCAAAAGCGGGCAAGGGAAATATTTTTCCTTGGTAGGAATTATTCAGCCCAAGAGGCGTATGAAATGGGAATGGTCAATGCGGTTGTTCCCCATGATGAATTGGAGGATACAGCTTATCAATGGGCCCAGGAAATCCTGGAAAAATCTCCAACATCTATCAAAATGCTGAAGTTTGCCTTTAATCTCACCGACGACGGTATGGTGGGGCAGCAGGTGTTTGCCGGAGAGGCTACCCGTTTGACATACATGACAGAAGAGGCCCAGGAGGGGAGAAATGCGTTTTTAGAAAAGAGAAAGCCCAATTTTAAAGACATCAAGTGGATCCCTTAG
- a CDS encoding serine hydrolase domain-containing protein, which translates to MKRILSAVAFWMAATSAFSQTPTSQSSQPLAEAGPTSVGMSAERLDRISRMLEAEVDAGNIPGAVALVAKDGKIVLHEAFGMADNTEGTIMQKNAIFRIASQTKAITSTAVMMLWEEGRFRLDDPISKYIPEFKNPHVLRDFKYSDTTYTTVPSEKEITIRHLLTHTSGLGYGVIDRDERMKMIYQKAGVTDLFTTKPITIGESVKKLAKLPLHFNPGEQYSYSEGLDVLGYLVEVISGQPFDEYLKEHIFDPLGMEDTWFYLPDGKADRLVTVQQKVDGKWQQFPVTFYDTEYPKKGTKTFFSGGAGLSSTAKDYATFLQMYLNDGELNGVRLLSRTTVRSIMGNHTGELFGGENQYYGLAFGVVTAEGELYGGMGSEGTFDWGGYFNTQYFADPKEQVIGVLMKQTQGRIDDQTGWKFRQMVGAAIDD; encoded by the coding sequence ATGAAAAGAATCTTAAGTGCCGTAGCCTTTTGGATGGCTGCGACCAGTGCGTTCAGTCAGACTCCTACAAGCCAGTCGTCCCAACCTTTGGCGGAAGCAGGTCCTACTAGTGTTGGGATGTCGGCAGAGCGTTTGGATAGGATATCGAGAATGCTGGAAGCTGAGGTGGATGCAGGGAACATTCCCGGAGCGGTCGCTTTGGTGGCCAAAGACGGTAAAATCGTTCTACATGAGGCTTTTGGTATGGCCGATAATACTGAAGGTACGATCATGCAGAAAAATGCGATTTTCCGAATTGCCTCCCAGACCAAGGCCATTACTTCCACGGCTGTGATGATGCTCTGGGAAGAAGGCAGGTTCAGGTTGGATGATCCCATTTCCAAGTACATTCCCGAGTTTAAAAATCCTCATGTGTTAAGGGATTTTAAATATTCAGATACGACGTATACTACCGTGCCGTCAGAGAAGGAGATTACGATCCGCCATTTACTTACACATACTTCTGGCTTGGGCTATGGAGTGATCGATAGAGATGAACGGATGAAGATGATTTACCAAAAAGCTGGAGTAACAGATCTTTTTACCACTAAGCCTATCACTATCGGTGAAAGCGTAAAGAAGTTAGCAAAACTTCCCCTGCATTTTAATCCAGGAGAGCAATATTCCTATAGTGAGGGATTGGATGTGTTGGGATACTTGGTGGAGGTGATATCTGGGCAGCCATTTGATGAATACCTGAAGGAGCATATTTTTGATCCATTGGGGATGGAGGATACGTGGTTTTATCTTCCCGATGGTAAGGCTGATAGACTGGTGACGGTACAGCAAAAAGTGGATGGGAAATGGCAACAATTTCCAGTTACCTTTTATGATACCGAATACCCTAAGAAAGGAACAAAAACATTCTTCTCCGGTGGAGCAGGGTTAAGCAGTACTGCTAAGGACTATGCCACTTTCCTTCAAATGTACCTCAATGACGGTGAATTAAACGGGGTAAGGCTCCTCAGCCGCACTACTGTCAGAAGTATTATGGGCAACCATACAGGAGAGCTGTTTGGTGGAGAAAATCAGTATTACGGCTTGGCTTTTGGAGTGGTGACCGCTGAGGGAGAGTTGTATGGAGGAATGGGAAGTGAAGGTACCTTTGACTGGGGTGGTTATTTTAATACACAGTATTTTGCAGATCCCAAGGAGCAGGTAATCGGTGTCCTTATGAAACAAACACAAGGGCGGATAGATGATCAGACCGGCTGGAAGTTTCGGCAAATGGTAGGTGCCGCAATAGATGATTGA
- a CDS encoding Uma2 family endonuclease, with amino-acid sequence MDTSEKDKNKATEPDIEYGHYSYADYLTWQMEEMVELIKGKVFKKAAAAPRRIHQKVVVELVSVFHDFLKGGICEVYSAPFDVRFPQHSKADKDVYSVVQPDLCVICDPNKLDDRGCIGAPDLVVEILSPGNNRLELQNKYEVYEEGGVKEYWIIHPDEQTLLVYTLVKGKYVPSQLMTSGDMVRSKAVDGFELDLEDFFSEIK; translated from the coding sequence ATGGATACTTCTGAAAAAGATAAGAATAAAGCCACTGAGCCTGATATAGAATACGGCCATTATTCCTATGCGGATTACCTGACCTGGCAGATGGAGGAGATGGTGGAGCTGATCAAGGGCAAGGTGTTCAAGAAAGCCGCAGCTGCTCCCCGTCGGATTCACCAGAAGGTTGTTGTGGAGTTGGTGTCCGTGTTCCATGATTTTTTGAAGGGAGGCATTTGTGAGGTATATTCTGCGCCATTTGATGTACGGTTTCCTCAGCATTCTAAAGCAGATAAGGATGTATATTCTGTTGTCCAGCCTGATTTGTGTGTAATCTGTGATCCAAATAAGCTGGATGACCGAGGATGTATCGGAGCACCGGATTTGGTAGTGGAGATACTTTCGCCAGGCAATAACCGGTTGGAGCTCCAAAACAAATATGAGGTTTATGAAGAAGGAGGTGTGAAGGAATATTGGATCATCCATCCTGATGAGCAGACCCTATTGGTCTACACATTGGTAAAAGGAAAGTACGTACCTTCCCAGCTGATGACCAGTGGAGACATGGTACGGTCCAAAGCCGTTGATGGATTTGAACTGGATTTGGAGGATTTCTTTTCAGAAATAAAGTAG
- a CDS encoding Uma2 family endonuclease: MTNDLGTSEKDKSKVTEPDIEYGHYSYADYLTWQMEEMVELIKGKVFKKAAAAPRRIHQKVSNELAYLLTDYLKRHNCEVYSAPFDVRFPQQSKADKDIYTVVQPDISIVCDPEKLDDRGCIGAPDLVVEILSPGNNRLELQNKYEVYEEGGVKEYWIIHPDEQTLLVYTLVKGKYVPSQLMTSGDMVRPKAVDGFELDLEDFFSEIK; this comes from the coding sequence ATGACAAATGATTTAGGGACATCAGAAAAAGATAAGAGTAAAGTCACTGAGCCTGATATCGAGTACGGCCATTATTCCTATGCGGATTACCTGACCTGGCAGATGGAGGAGATGGTGGAGCTGATCAAGGGCAAGGTGTTCAAGAAAGCCGCAGCTGCCCCCCGTCGGATTCACCAGAAGGTTTCAAATGAGTTGGCGTATTTACTGACTGACTATTTAAAAAGACATAATTGCGAAGTGTACTCAGCACCGTTTGATGTGCGGTTTCCTCAGCAGTCCAAGGCGGATAAGGATATTTACACAGTGGTGCAGCCTGACATCTCTATTGTTTGTGATCCCGAGAAGCTGGATGATCGAGGTTGTATCGGAGCACCGGATTTGGTAGTGGAGATACTTTCACCAGGCAATAACCGGTTGGAGCTCCAAAACAAATATGAGGTTTATGAAGAAGGAGGCGTGAAGGAATATTGGATCATCCATCCTGATGAGCAGACCTTATTGGTCTACACATTGGTAAAGGGAAAGTACGTACCCTCCCAGCTGATGACCAGTGGAGACATGGTACGACCCAAAGCCGTTGATGGATTTGAACTGGATTTGGAGGATTTCTTTTCAGAAATAAAGTAG
- a CDS encoding Uma2 family endonuclease, translating into MTNDLGTSEKDKSKVTEPDIEYGHYSYADYLTWQMEEMVELIKGKVFKKAAAAPRRIHQKVAVELTKRWAVFLEGEICEVYSAPFDVRFPQQSKADKDIYTVVQPDISIICDPEKLDDRGCIGAPDLVVEILSPGNNRLELQNKYEVYEEGGVKEYWIIHPDEQTLLVYTLVKGKYVPSQLMTSGDIVRPKAVDGFELDLEDFFSRIK; encoded by the coding sequence ATGACAAATGATTTAGGAACATCAGAAAAAGATAAGAGTAAAGTCACTGAGCCTGATATCGAGTACGGCCATTATTCCTATGCGGATTACCTGACCTGGCAGATGGAGGAGATGGTGGAGCTGATCAAGGGAAAGGTGTTCAAGAAAGCTGCTGCTGCCCCTCGCCGAATTCACCAGAAGGTTGCGGTGGAGTTGACAAAACGATGGGCGGTATTTTTGGAAGGAGAAATCTGCGAGGTATATTCAGCACCGTTTGATGTGCGGTTTCCTCAGCAGTCCAAGGCGGATAAGGATATTTACACAGTGGTGCAGCCTGACATCTCTATTATTTGTGATCCCGAGAAGCTGGATGATCGAGGTTGTATCGGAGCACCGGATTTGGTAGTGGAGATACTTTCACCAGGCAATAACCGGTTGGAGCTCCAAAACAAATATGAGGTTTATGAAGAAGGAGGCGTGAAGGAATATTGGATCATCCATCCTGATGAGCAGACCTTATTGGTCTACACATTGGTAAAAGGAAAGTACGTACCCTCCCAGCTGATGACCAGTGGAGACATAGTACGGCCCAAAGCCGTTGATGGATTTGAGCTGGATTTGGAGGATTTCTTTTCCAGAATTAAATAA